A genome region from Tolypothrix sp. PCC 7712 includes the following:
- a CDS encoding 2-hydroxyacid dehydrogenase, whose translation MKIFITRNLPTDLAPLNAYASVEVWPERQPPPYEVLLAKVKAVDGLLCLLTDRIDQQLIASSSLKVISQMAVGFDNIDIAAATAQKIPVGHTPGVLTDATADLTWALIMATARRVVEADRFTRAGLWRTWEPDLLLGPNVAGATLGIIGWGRIGQAVARRAQGFDMRILYTSNRKCQPEVEKCYGAEFVTLDTLLQTSDFISIHTPGNQETYHLLSDRQFALMKPSAILINTARGTIIDQEALYRALSQKQIAAAALDVTDPEPLPMDSPLLTLDNLIITPHIGSASRQTRAKMADIAIANLIAGLKGDRLPYCVNPEVYR comes from the coding sequence ATGAAAATCTTCATTACTCGCAATCTACCAACTGATTTAGCACCACTCAATGCCTATGCATCTGTGGAAGTTTGGCCGGAACGTCAGCCGCCGCCTTATGAGGTGTTGCTGGCTAAGGTGAAGGCTGTAGATGGGTTGTTGTGTCTGTTGACTGATAGAATCGACCAACAGTTAATTGCTAGTTCCTCGCTGAAAGTTATTAGTCAAATGGCTGTGGGGTTCGATAACATCGATATCGCCGCAGCGACTGCACAGAAAATTCCGGTGGGACATACGCCCGGTGTATTAACTGATGCCACCGCAGATTTAACTTGGGCATTAATCATGGCTACTGCACGGCGAGTTGTGGAGGCTGATAGATTTACCCGTGCAGGTTTGTGGCGCACTTGGGAACCAGATTTATTATTAGGGCCGAATGTTGCAGGTGCTACCTTGGGTATTATCGGCTGGGGACGGATTGGACAAGCTGTAGCGCGTCGTGCCCAAGGTTTTGATATGAGAATACTATATACCAGCAACCGTAAATGTCAGCCAGAAGTAGAAAAGTGTTATGGTGCGGAGTTTGTAACGTTAGACACGTTATTGCAAACATCTGACTTTATCAGTATCCATACCCCAGGGAATCAAGAGACATATCATTTATTAAGCGATCGCCAATTTGCTTTAATGAAGCCATCGGCTATCTTAATTAATACCGCACGGGGAACGATTATCGACCAAGAGGCATTGTATCGGGCACTTTCCCAAAAGCAAATCGCCGCCGCCGCTTTAGATGTCACCGATCCCGAACCGCTACCAATGGATAGCCCCTTGCTAACCTTAGACAACCTGATTATCACACCCCACATCGGCAGCGCCAGCCGTCAAACAAGAGCAAAAATGGCAGACATTGCGATCGCAAACTTAATCGCCGGCTTAAAAGGCGATCGTCTTCCCTATTGCGTCAACCCAGAAGTCTACCGCTAA